The DNA region GCCAGTCTTCTATACATGAACTCCATACCGACCCTCCGGTATACTTCAAACGGTTGAAGGAAGTATATATAATGGATGTGGTTCGAAAACTAACAAAAttcaagagagagaaagcaacAATGCATGGCTTCAAGAACTAGTACTCATAAGATTCTTTTCCCATACTTCTCCAACAAATGTAAATAATGTGTTCACATAAAAGTAAATGGAATTTACATCTGGTAAGAACTGGTGGATTCCACATAAGGAAATTTCAAATCAAGatgattataatttaattatttcttctaatttattACCATAATACCATATTATGCCCAATAATGGGTCTATCTGAGTGCATGAATATAGAATTAATACTTTATATCTTCCAATGACTTCAAATTGAACATCAGCTAAATATATGGACCTCGATCTCCTCATATCATACAGGAACGCGGTGTTTGAGCTGTAGAAGATGAGCCTGGTAATTGGCAAtccattttttaattatcttgaTCTCTTTATTTCTTTGCTTGACCAACCAATGCGGATCAGAAGAAGAATTTGCCACAATGATGTCCAAGCAATGAGAGCCTGCAGAAATGGGGCATTTACTAGACTTAAGTACTCCTAAACAATCTCTTGGAAGatatagaaaaattattaacagtagcatatatatatatatatatatatatatatatatgtatatatatatatataacttttctttttttaattatttcagcTTAAGTTTATGAgaaaagtgatgatttaacatgatattagagccaaaggtcaTGAGATTGAACCTTGACTTTTTTAATTcacctccatttaaattaaatattctatgtgttgggcctcacctattaaaagaaagGTCAAGCTCACatgtgagggagagtgttaaagtaatgattagaatatgtttgagattgtatttgagaaatagagcttttaagtcaaaaaacattttttgtcaaaagtttcaaaaaatgtgtttttgacaatttttagagtaaaaaaaaaaaaaaaaaaaacttttggatttttttaccaaacaagccaGCTTTTGATTTGGCATACatttttaggtattaaaagtactttttaccTTTTataacacaatctcaaatatgttttaaataattaaatttacctctttttatcGGCTTAAGCTTATgaaaaatggtgatttaacatttaCAATGGTTTCTTTGTCCATGTTTTTGTGTATTTCATTTGATCgtattttatgttctttaatTGTCCCTTCTTGGcaattaataaattaacaagCTTGCAGAGGTGAGTATTAATACCTTCAGCTGTAGTGACGGCTAAGAGGCTGTGTGATATGTCCTCCAAGACCCTATGATCAAAGATGGATATAAAATGACTAAGTATATATAGAGAGTGAATATAAATTTGCCCGCTTCTAATTAAAATGACTAACACTGAAAAAGTAGAGTTTATTTTGTTTACCCTCCACTACTGTAAGGATCTTTTAGCCCATTGGAGAATATGATGTTGCTAGCAAACCTACGGAGAATCAGTTTTATATCCTGCAATTTCACAATGTCAGAAAGCATCGACAGTTATTATCAACGTACAAGAGCAACATCAACCATAAATATATAACAATCAGAAAAGgaactcatcatcatcatcaacatatataccTGACCGCCGTAATAAGTTGTGACCCAATGAGGCCGAGGCTCGACGCCATACAATTTCTTGCAGTAATTGTTGAAGTCGGTTAGATTGAAGGGTGATGGAGGGAACATAGAGCCGTTTGTATCATGGCCAATGGGCATAACCATATCACTACATGACTGCATGTACACATCACACAACACAAGTCATTTAATTATAACCAATTCACAGCCATGAATAATTATTCACTCTCCCTCtctaaagagaaaagaaaagaagaggcaTCTAGCCACAACAAAAACATTATGAAGGGCTTAAACATCCCATATTATCACCAAGcacttgaatatatataaaattaagctaacatttttattttttattagggtCAATAGTGATGGCCCAAAAAGTCAATGTTGAAAATAGGTCATTATCATTAACGTAAAAAATTAAGGTAGACGCTAATATGTTTTAATCTAATTTCGATATAACAACCACGGTGACTTttgagttgccgctaatggCAAAATTACGTCGCTAATAGCTTTCCACTTCAACTCGTGCATGTGCGGGCAAAATTTCCCACTAGTTTATTAGCTATGGACTTTCTTATGTCGCTGCTAATGGCTTAATTCTTGTAATGAAATGTGTTTCCACTAAAACAATACAAGATTATTGTCTGCTATTATTGTTATCAATGAGGTTACCTAAACCGGTTGGGCTTCAGACTCTGTGTTTGTGTAGGAAATCTTTTTTCCACTTTTCTAGTTTCCTTCTATTTTATTGATGTGCTAGTGGTCTGTCTAGattggatttttaaaaataatctgaACTGGTTGTGCTTCAGACTCTGTGTCTGTGAAGGGAGCCAttttttctttgtactttttCTACTTAATCTTTATAGTTTCTTTGGAAACTTGTCTAGATTTAAGTCACCCCCATTTTCTTACCCTAGATGGTTTTATCAATCATAATGCGCCACAACTTTCATCAGTTGCATTCGCAAGTGACTTTGACCGTTCTGGTTTCCATTCAGTTCACTGAGGTGCTAGTGGTCTGTTTGGATTGGGTATTCCAgttaaacttttatttattttctgtttttagtcTTCCTTGCAATTTATAGTTAAATGTATAATAAGTGAGAAAGCTACCTGCCAACCCCACCCATCAGTTGTTTCACTTGGAGCAGTGAACTCATTCATATCATAGCATGAACGGTTTTGTCTATAACTAGCAACAACACCCGCATATATTCGGCCAAGGGTATCTGTTCCAGCAGCTGCTCCATCAATGGCTCTGCATATATCACTCATTAGGTATCTTGGGGCATCATAATTATATTGAGCTGCTCCAGTAACTATATTGTCCAAATAGTCCTTCAGCTCAGAAGACTTATTTAATGGACTGAAAACAAACAAGTTTTAATTAGAGTttagaggtatatatatatatatatatatagagagagagagagagagagagagagagaacagtaAATGACAACGAGGAGAAGTAATTAATTACCGGCAAGCATTAAATTTCTTGCTAAGGGTTGAAAGGCCATTAGGTGTGGAAGCAACTCTATCAATTTCAGCCCATGATTGCCGGATGGTTTCATAGCAACTTTGACTAGTTTCCTGCACCAGCCATGCTATAAATCTTTGAAGGctttaaacataatttaattaacactagatgtaaaatgaaaataaaaattaaaagttggcGTTTTACTTTAAAATCCTTGGTTACTACAGAGTAGTATCCATCTTGAGGTACAATGTCGTCAAAGTAAAGGATTGGAGCTGAAGAAGCTAGAGATCCAAGGACAACGTGAGGATACTTTAGCCGAAACCATGCTGCAAGCACTGCAAAattatgtgtgtgtatatatatatatatatatatatatatatatatatattcaagacaAAGCATGAAAAAGTTAGTGATTATTAGTTAAATAATGTCATCGAAGTGGTAGAGAAATGGATTTAGAGTGACTTACTTCCTCCATAGGAGCCTCCAATAACGATTACTGGAGAATTTTCTGCAGATAAATTTTGCTTGACGTGTAAGAGCACAGCAGCGTAATCTGCTAAAGCCTGAGCCGAGTTGAAATAACCACGAGTACTCTCATCCTTCAAAGCCTCTTTCATTGATCCAAATGGTTTCGATTTCCCATAGAACCGATGCTATTATTTAGATCATACAACAGTTTCTCAGTCTAACATGTTAAAGCTATCATAATTCTCAGTTCCAAATCGAGAGCATTGATCTCCAGCAAAggttttcattttaactactcaaaatataacttttttcactttAGCTATTAGTTTTTCACTGCACATTCCAACAGAgcatctattttaactatctactctaactaaatattattttattattattttttttatcattttcttgtcTTCTCcatcaaaagagagagaatgaaagagaaaatattaaaaaaatagaaagaaatagaaaatataataaaatattatttataagttaatataGTAAACTTGCTGGAGCAAGGAAATAAGGCATAATagctaaaaaaaactaatttgcACTTGCTGTTGGAGATGCTATAGTGAGTTGTTATGAAACAATTTTATGACCTGAAAGgattggctcaagtggtaagtcGTTTAGTTTTGGTGCCTTATGAAGTACCAGGTTTAAAGTTCAGCCATGTGATGACAAAACACCGAGCTTTACCCGATTTGTGTAAAATGAGTATTTTGCATGGTGTTCTCAATTGGAAATAGTCGGAGCAAAGCCCCACccggtttaaaaaaaaaaaaaaccttcactTTTACCTCTATGTACAGTTGGATGGCCTTAAACTGGAGGGCATTATCATTGAGAAACCCAATGATGGGTAAATCAACATCCAAAGATTCTTCTGCGCCAAGATATGCAAATATTGGTGCGTTGGAATCCGCTCCACCCCAGTAGTTAAAGTTGATCAAATATCTTTGCTGAAAAGTGGTGTAGCTATCAGGCCTGTAGTTGAAGTGATCAAGTGGTTGGGTGtgataaaatgttttgaaatccTCGGTGTCGGATGAAGAGTATGTGGTTTGAGGTCCATGTTGCCATGTTCTCCGTGTTGTTCCAAGCCTCGGAGTGTTAAACGGGGTCGCAGAAGcagaaattgagaaaaataggAAGAGGAGAGAAAGCAATTGCGACGAGTGTCCAAGAGAGTCCATGGCCAAGAAGTTCTCTGTGAAGGTTCTTTGAAGTTTAAGGTTTTAATGTTCTTgggatatatatttatatatgctaGAAGTAGCCCACCAACATCATTAATTGTATTATTTCCCCCACCAAATCATTAATTGAACTATCCCATTTCTTTCCATATAACAattttagcatatatatattgactaaACCCGAAATCATTGGTTTTCAGGTACCGGTGTAAGCTGACGCACAGCCCACGAATAATTGTAGTGGATGCGAGGAAACGATTATCTTTTGATAAAGGATCGAGGCCACTCAGGCAAACAAAGGTGATCATGGGATGGTGTTTCATGAAATCTGGCTTCAAGAAAATGAGATGGAAAAGCACATTATATGTATATGTTATATAAATTATGGACAGCAAATTTTGGGAGAGATTTAACGTGCGTGGAATCTacttgttcaaataaatttaattgttcaACTATTCACTCATACGGGTGAATTTCATGAGGTCTTTTatgagagaaatgctaaacatcccaaatttttgtttcaaaagttgATTCTCAAATAATATATCACTATCCTATGAGTTGGTGTCTTGGTGACACACttcctaaaataataaatctcatgagatgatgacacatcatttataaactaaaaaaaaatttaggatatGTAACATTTCTTCTTTTACGATTGTTGTCTAAATTGATGGAGATTCCAATCCCGAAGAGCAAGTTTACATGCAATAGGATTAgctttaaaagagaaatgctatacatacTCCTAAGTGTTTACTTTATaacatgacagtaaaaattaacattGGATGCTACATGTACTttcatttgttgttttattcAATAACAATTTTCACTGCCACATTAAGAAATATGCAGTACTTAATTAAGAATTGTTAAAGTATTCATTAAATAATCATTAGATTCATCTGTTTCATTCTGCTTTAACTTTTGGGATATgcgatgatttaacatggtatttgAGCCAATGTTTTGAGTTCAAACATTGTCTTCTTCATTCATctcacatttcaattaaaaattttacgtGTTGAATCTCActtattaaatatatgtttaagACCATAAAGTGAatgagagtgttaaaatattaattaaatgattaagttattaaaattacTTATGCTAGAAAGGGTGCCTTTCATGAGCGTGGGTTGTGGGAATCATTCTTAAAAATTAGCATGACATCCACCGTTATCTTAACTTCTCAACATGTACAGATTGTGAACAGCAAACATGATTAAGCAGCTACTTTCTaattcaatctttatttttaaaatcacaactACAAATCAACGCAACGATTTTggttaaaaagtgaaaattaaccCTTTGACAATTCACTAAAGAAAACAGAATTTTAGGCATAGTAAAATTATAATCCCTTGTAAACTATTAAGACGATCCGTGTCAAGCTCCATGCTTGTCTCCTTATCTCCTCGAGACGCTCTGAGTCCTCACTGGCCAGTCTTCTATACATGAACTCCATACCGACCCTCCGGTATACTTCAAACGGTTGAAGGAAGTATAATGGATGTGGTTTGAAAACTAACAAACTTCAAGAGAGTGAAAGCAACAATGGCTTCAAGAACCAGTACTCATAAGATTCTTTTCCCATACTTCCTCCACAAATGTAAATAATGTGTTCACATAAAAGTAAATGGAATTTACATCTGGTAAGAACTGGTGGATTCCACATAAGGAAATTTCAAATAAAGatgattataatttaattatttcttctaatttattACCATAATACAATATTATGCCCAATAATGGGTCTATCTGAGTGCATGAATATAGAATTAATACTTTATATCTTCCAATGACTTCAAATTGAACATCAGCTAAATATATGGACCTCGATCTCCTCATATCATACAGGAACGCGGTGTTTGAGCTGTAGAAGATGAGCCTGGTAATTGGCAAtccattttttaattatctttatctctttatTTCTTTGCTTGACCAACCAATGCGGATCAGAAGAAGAATTTGCCACAATGATGTCCAAGCAATGAGAGCCTGCAGAAATGGGGCATTTACAAGACTTAACTCCTAAACAATCTCTTGGAAGATATACTGAAAAATTACTAacagtagtatatatatatatatatatatatatataacttttctttctttaattcttttagcTTAAGCTTATGAaaaaagtggtgatttaacatggtatcagagccaaaggtcgtGAAATTGAACATTGACTTCTTCAATTCACCTTCATTTAATTAACTATTCTATGTGTTgggtctcacttattaaaaggaagattaagcccacacgtgaggagagtgttaaagtaatgattaagaatatgtttgagattgtgtttgagaaatatagcttttaagtcaaaaaaacgttttttgacaaaagtttcaaaaaatgtgtttttacaatttttagagtaaaaaagttaaaaaaaaaaagcttttggatttttttaccaaacaagccaGCTTTTGATTTGGCATACatttttaggtattaaaagtactttttacccTTTATAACACAATCCCATCCCATGCAAATAGgttttaagtgattaaatttacctcttcctatcagcttaaacttatGAAAAAAGGGTGATTTAACATTTACAATGGTTTCTTTGTCCATGTTTTTGTGTATTTCATTTGATCgtattttatgttctttaatTGTCCCTTCTTGGcaattaataaattaacaagCTTGCAGAGGTGAGTATTAATACCTTCAGCTGTAGTGACGGCTAAGAGGCTGTGTGATATGTCCTCCAAGACCCTATGATCAAAGATGGACATAAATGACAGAGTGAATATAAATTTGCCCACttctaattaaaatgattaacaCTGAAAAAGTTGAGTTTATTTTGTTTACCCTCCACTACTGTAAGGATCTTTTAGCCCATTGGAGAATATGATGTTGCTAGCAAACCTACGGAGAATCAGTTTTATATCCTGCAATTTCACAATGTCAGAAAGCATCGACAGTTATTATCAACGTACAAGAGCAACATCAACCATAAATATATAACAATCAGAAATGgaactcatcatcatcatcaacatatataccTGACCGCCGTAATAAGTTGTGACCCAATGAGGCCGAGGCTCGACGCCATACAATTTCTTGCAGTAATTGTTGAAGTCGGTTAGATTGAAGGGTGATGGAGGGAACATAGAGCCGTTTGTATCATGGCCAATGGGCATAACCATATCACTACATGACTGCATGTACACATCACACAACACAAGTCATTTAATTATAACCAATTCACAGCCATGAATAATTATTCACTCTCCCTCtctaaagagaaaagaaaagaagaggcaTCTAGCCACAACAAAAACATTATGAAGGGCTTAAACATCCCATATTATCACCAAGcacttgaatatatataaaattaagctaatatttttattttttattagggtCAATAGTGATGACCCAAAAAGTCGATGTTGAAAATAGGTCATTATCATTAACGTAAAAAATTAAGGTAGATGCTAATATGTTTTTATCTAATTTCGATATAACAACCACGGTGACTTttgagttgccgctaatggCAAAATTATGTCGCTAATAGCTTTCCACTTCAACTCGTGCATGTGCAGGCAAAATTTCCCACTAGTTTATTAGCTATGGACTTTcttatgtcgccgctaatggcTAAATTCTTGTAATGAAATGTGTTTCCACTAAAACAATACAAGATTATTGTCTACTATTATTGTTATCAATGAGGTTACCTAAACCGGTTGGGCTTCAGACTTTGTGTCTGTGTAGGAAATCTTTTTTCCACTTTTGTGTCTGTCTGGATTggattcttaaaaataatttgaactGGTTGTGCTTCAGACTCTGTGTCTGTGAAGGGAACCAttttttctttgtactttttCTAGTTAATCTTTACAGTTTCTTTGGAAACTTGTCTAGATTTAAGTCACCCCCATTTTGTTACTCTAGATGATTTTATCTATCATAATGCGCTGCGGCTTTCATTAGTTGCATTCGCAAGTGACTTTGACCGTTCTGGTTTCCTTTCAGTTCACTGAGATGCTAGTGGTCTGTCTGGATTGGGTATTCCAGttaagcttttatttattttctgtttttagtcttgtaatttatagttaaatgtataataaatgaGAAAGCTACCTGCCAACCCCACCCATCAGTTGTTTCAGTTGGAGCAGTGAACTCATTCATATCATAGCATGAATGGTTTTGTCTATAACTAGCAACAACACCCGCATATATTCGGCCAAGGGTATCTGTTCCAGCAGCTGCTCCATCAATGGCTCTGCATATATCACTCATTAGGTATCTAGGGGCATCATAATTATATTGAGAGGCTCCAGTAACTATATTCTCCAGATAGTCCTTCAGCTCAGAAAACTTATTTAATGGACTGCAAACACACAAGTTTTAAGTTTATTagagttcatatatatatatatatatatatatatatatatagagagagagagagagagagagagagagcagtaAATGACAACGAGGAAAAGTAATTAATTACCGGCAAGTATTAAATTTCTTGCTAAGGG from Corylus avellana chromosome ca10, CavTom2PMs-1.0 includes:
- the LOC132162834 gene encoding uncharacterized protein LOC132162834; this translates as MDSLGHSSQLLSLLFLFFSISASATPFNTPRLGTTRRTWQHGPQTTYSSSDTEDFKTFYHTQPLDHFNYRPDSYTTFQQRYLINFNYWGGADSNAPIFAYLGAEESLDVDLPIIGFLNDNALQFKAIQLYIEHRFYGKSKPFGSMKEALKDESTRGYFNSAQALADYAAVLLHVKQNLSAENSPVIVIGGSYGGMLAAWFRLKYPHVVLGSLASSAPILYFDDIVPQDGYYSVVTKDFKETSQSCYETIRQSWAEIDRVASTPNGLSTLSKKFNACRPLNKSSELKDYLDNIVTGAAQYNYDAPRYLMSDICRAIDGAAAGTDTLGRIYAGVVASYRQNRSCYDMNEFTAPSETTDGWGWQSCSDMVMPIGHDTNGSMFPPSPFNLTDFNNYCKKLYGVEPRPHWVTTYYGGQDIKLILRRFASNIIFSNGLKDPYSSGGVLEDISHSLLAVTTAEGSHCLDIIVANSSSDPHWLVKQRNKEIKIIKKWIANYQAHLLQLKHRVPV